The Oncorhynchus mykiss isolate Arlee chromosome 14, USDA_OmykA_1.1, whole genome shotgun sequence genome segment ACGCACCCACTGATCCCGCCCACTTGTTCCAGTTAGTTTGACTGTGTtcatctctgttttctctgtgtttattggtcctggttggtcctggttggttggtcctggttggttgACCCTGgttggttggtcctggttggttggCCCTGGTTGGTCGGTCCTGgttggttggtcctggttggtcggTCCTGGCAGGTCGGTCCTGGTTGGTCGGTCCTGGTTGGTCGGTCCTAGTTGGTCGGTCCTGGTTGGTCGGTCCTGGTTGGTCGGTCCTGGTTGTTCGGTCTTGGTTGGTTGTTCTTGGTTGGTTATGTCATTGACAGCACATGTCCCATTTGAGTCTGGCCTTTCCCAGGCCTTTCCCAGGCCTTTCCCAGGCCTTTCCCATGCCTTTCCCAGTCCTTTCACTGTACAGCTTACCCATGCCTTTCCCAGTCCTTACCCAGGCCTTTCCCAGGCCTTTCCCAGGCCTTTCCCAGGCCTTTCCCAGGCCTTTCCCAGGCCTTTCACAGGCCTTACCCAGGCCTTTCCCAGGCCTTTCCCAGGCCTTTCACAGGCCTTACCCAGGCCTTTCCCAGGCCTTTCCCAGGCCTTTCCCAGGCCTTTCCCAGTCCTTTCACTGTACAGCTTACCCATGCCTTTCCCAGGCCTTAACCAGGCCTTTCACAGGCCTTACCCTTACACTGTCCCAGGCCTTGAAACTCATAAggaattgttgttattgttatggtTACAACAGTAAGCCCTCGGTGAAAATCTAACGAGTGAAAAGGAAATGTATTTTAAGAAACGTTACataacatgttctctctgtcctgtttcCTTTGCTGTTAATACCTACTGATACCATCTGTTATGTCTTACTATGACAGCGTTCTGTAGACCTTACGGCAGAGACTTTGATTTACTAGTGTCCCGTACAGGGGGAGTACTTGTACATCAAAGCTGTCTAACACTATAGAAACAGGAGATATGGTCCTGCTCTATGGTCCATTCTGGCTTGGACAAGGCTTACTGCTGTTACCATGTGTTTGAAAGAACCCACATTTTTAACAGTATCAACACTGTCCCagtgtttcctcctcctcctcctcctcttcttcactccAATCTCTTCAACCtccactcacagacagacagttatagctactgttccctctctctgtctgaaaataaaaaaacatccaACTTGGCCACTGGGTGGGTGGATGTATGGAAAAAAAAGGACAAAAAAAGACAACTTTTCCATGGACCCTGGATCATGTGGAAGTTTTAATGTGAATCAAATGTGGTCCTAATCAGATGTGGCCCTAATCAGATGTGGCCCTAATCAGATGTGGCCCTAATCAGATGTGGCCCTAATCAGATGTGGTCCTAATCAGATGTGGTCCTAATCAGATGTGGTCCTAATCAGATGTGGCCCTAATCAGATGTGGCCCTAATCAGATGTGGTCCTAATCAGATGTGGCCTTAATCAGATGTGGTCCTAATCAGATGTGGTCCTAATCAGATGTGGTCCTAATCAGATGTGGCCTTAATCAGATGTGGTCCTAATCAGATGTGGCCCTAATCAGATGTGGTCCTAATCAGATGTGGCCTTAATCAGATGTGGTCCTAATCAGATGTGGTCCTAATCAGATGTGGTCCTAATCAGATGTGGACCTAATCAGATGTGGTCCTAATCAGATGTGGCCCTAATCAGATGTGGCCCTAATCAGATGTGGTCCTAATCAGATGTGGCCCTAATCAGATGTGGTCCTAATCAGATGTGGTCCTAATCAGATGTGGTCCTAATCAGATGTGGTCCTAATCAGATGTGGTCCTAATCAGATGTGGCCCTAATCAGATGTGGTCCTAATCAGATGTGGTCCTAATCAGATGTGGTCCTAATCAGATGTGGTCCTAATCAGATGTGGTCCTAATCAGATGTGGTTCTAATCAGATGAATATGATGGGACATGTTACAGAGCCCAGAGCACAGAGAAATGGGACTGCAAGGCTTCCTCTCAAATGATACCCTATTCTCTAAACGGttcactacttttcaccagagtcctattggccccggtcaaaagcagtgcactaaacagggttccatttgggacctcAAGAAACTGCGACAAGGCTCAACCTACGGTAACGAAGTATACGGCTTCTCAGTGAGGCCTGGCCAGTGATTTCATTATGagcagagttgtgtgtgtgtgtgtgtgtgtgtgtgtgtgtgtgtgtgtgtgtgtgtgtgtgtgtgtgtgtgtgtgtgtgtgtgtgtgtgtgtgtgtgtgtgtgtgtgtgtgtgtgtgtgtgtagcagactGCCAGATATGATCAGCTGTATGGTGTATGAAGAGACATACAGCTGGGTTGGAGAGTAGAGACTTCTGATGGTTTGTAATGTGAACCTGTCGAAACATGTTGCCGTGACAACCACGAGACTTCTGATGGTTTGTAATGTGAACCTGTCGATACATGTTGCCGTGACAACCACACGACTTCTGATGGTTTATAATGTGAACCTGTCGATACATGTTGGCGTGACAAccacaataaatgtttattttgctCTATATGCATTTTGATTGAAGAGACTGGAGCAAGGCTTGCCACCTACTGTTTAGTAAATAATAAATATGACTGGTCTTCAGATAAACAGCCTCCAATTGATATCACCTTGGTCTTTTTTACCCCACACTTACTATAAAAAGATGCCATTGTGCGATGTGAAGTAGAAAGTAGTGGATCTCATCCTTTCCAGCTACAGAACTGCCACTGTGCTGTGATTTCACTGGTCTTTTCACACACCATTCATTAGAATGAGCAAATGACGCATCTCACATCAAATCAACTGATAATGCTGAGCTACCAGCCTGCAGCCTGTCACTGTGTGAGTTTCTGAGTGCTGTCACAGCAAGCTGCCTTCACTGTGTCAACACGATGTcccatcttctctctctgtcctctctctgtgttttgatATGGAGCTGTTGGTCTGATCTCCACAGTGGCCTCTGCTCTGACTACTGGGCCTGCATCCCAATTAccatcctattccctaaatagggAAGTGCCTTTTGacactatggaccctggtcaaaagtagtgagcattgtagggaatagggttccgtttGGGACGTAACCTGTGACTGCAGCTCAGCAGTATTTTGTGAAGCAGGGGCACTATGCTGTTAATACTCTGGTAATACCAGGCGGTGGTCTGCCGGTCTGTCAAACAACGACATGCCACCAGCCTAATGACCCAGTACAGGTGGAACCACGATCTCTCTGgttctgtgtctatgtgtgtctctctccctctctctctctctctctatctctctctacccttctctctctcactctcttcccctctctctctacccttctctctctcactctcttcccctctctctctacccttctctctctcactctctccccttctctctctcactctctctctctctctctctccctctctctctctacccttctctctttctacccttctctctctcactctctctctctacccttctctctctctttctacccttctctctctctctctctctctctctccttctctacccctctacctctacctgtctctgtctctctctctctctctacccttctctctctacctctctacctgtctctttctctctctttctctctctctctctctctctctcctctctctctctctctctctgcccccctctctctctctctctctctctctgacagtctAACTGAGGCGTCTGTGTTCACACAAATGGTACTCTTTCTCCAACTTTTTACTAGAAGTCTGTCATTGCTTGGATGCTGTTAAATGTTACAGAAATATCCTATGTGTTTGAAGAAGTGCAGAAGTATAAAAGCGAACTATCCCTTAAAGTGTCATTAAGTGTTATGTAGCAGAGGATACGGAGTAACGACCTCATCCTATCCTGTTGATATAAGCACCTGGTCATGCCCAGTTAGACCCGGGCCAGAGCCAGCCAGAGCCAGCCAACCGTGTGTTAACGGAACCATGATGTCAGAGAGGGATTCACGCTCACACAAAGAGGAACACACTCAGGCTGTTGTATCTCCTCTGTCAGACCGCCAGCTCCTTTCTTCTGGTAGAAgcagactaaacacacacacacacacacacacacacacacacacacacacacacacacacacacacacacacacacacacacacacacacacacacacacacacacaccaaaccacatgacacaactctctctctctcttcatccgaCCAGATGACAAACAGCCTACAGTATTTCTGTAGTGACTTTTAATTGTTCCCTGAAAgattctgtgtttctgtgaatGATTCTCTGATTTAGAAAACCACAGACCTCTGAGGGAGATGACATCAAAACCGATAACATAAAAAAAACCTCTCTGTTTATGTCCCAAATTGCACGCTATTCCCTACATAaaacactacttttgaccatgatCCATGATGCActgagtagggaatagggtggcatttagctgactgactgactgactgactgactgactgactgactgactgactgactgactgaatggctgactgactgactgactgagtgactgactgacagacagagtgactgactgactgactgagtgactgactgactgagtgactgaatggctgactgactcactgactgactgaatggctgactgactgactgaatggctgaatgacttaatgactgactgctgaatgactgactgactgactgactgacagtctggctgactgactgaatggctgactgactgactgactgactgactgaatgactgactgactgactgactgaatggctgaaTGACTTAATGACTGTCTGGCGGACTGTCTggcggactgactgactgaatggctgactgactgaatggctgaTTGACTGAATAGCAGAATGACTCactgactgattggctggctgactgactgaatggctgactgattgactgactgactgaatggctgactgactgactgactgagtgactgactgactgagtgactgaatggctgactgactcactgactgactgaatggctgactgaatgactgactgaatggctgaatgacgtaatgactgactgactgactgactgactgactgaatggctgactgagtgactgactgactgactgactgaatggctgactgacagactgagtgactgactgactgagtgactgaatggctgactgactcactgactgcctgaatggctgactgactgactgactgactgaatggctgactgattgactgactgactgaatggctgactgactgactgactgacttactgaatggctgaatgacttaatgactgtctggctgactgtctggctgactgactgactgactgactgaatggctgactgactgaatggctgattgactggctgaatggctgactgactggctgactgactggctgaatttctgactgaatggctgaatggctgactgactggctgaatggctgactgaatggctgactgacagactgagtgactgactgactgagtgactgaatggctgactgactcactgactggctgactgactggctgaatggctgactgactggctgaatggctgactgactggctgaatggctgactgaatggttgactgactggctgaatggctgactgaatgggtgactgactggctgaatggctgactgaatggctgactggctgactgaatggctgactgactggctgaatggctgactgactggctgaatggctgactgactggctgaatggctggctgactgaatggctgactgactggctgaatggctgactgaatgggtgactgactggctgactgattgactgactgactgaatggctgactgactgactgactgacttactgaatggctgaatgacttaatgactgtctggctgactgtctggctgactgactgactgactgactgactgactgaatggctgactgactgagtgagtgactgactgactgagtgactgaatggctgactgactcactgactgactgaatggctgactgactgactgactgaatggctgactgattgactgactgactgaatggctgactgactgactgactgacttactgaatggctgaatgacttaatgactgtctggctgactgtctggctgactgactgactgaatggctgactgactgaatggctgaTTGACTAgctgaatggctgactgactggctgactgactggctgaatggctggctgactgaatggctgactgactggctgaatggctgactgaatgggtgactgactggctgaatggctgactgaatggctgactgactggctgaatggctgactgaATGGGTGACTGACGggctgaatggctgactgactggctgaatggctgactgaATGGGTGACTGAAtggctgaatggctgactgaatggctgactgactggctgtgtgGCTTTAGGGGAATAGAGCATATCTGAACAGCAGGGCTACATAGTCAAGGCCATTTCTGTTGCTTTCTATTTTCTCTGCTGAAATGATGTGGTGGTTGGCTGGGGAACATCTGTGGTCTTTAGAAGCACTAGTAAACTGGGTGGAGTGGGAGAAGGCAACAGAGGACTAAaataagagaagagagagagagagagagagagaactaagagaagagtagaaatagagagagagagagagagagaactaagagaagagtagaaagagagaggagaatggactTCGTAGCCAGTCTGTTGAATCATGCTGTTTTGTCTCttgacaacaaacacagacacacacgcatgcacgcaaacacagacaaacagacacgcacgcacacacacacagacaaacacacgtgcactcacagacacacacacacaaggacagacatacacagacacacacacacacacacacacacacacacacacacacacacacacacacacacacacacacacacacacacacacacacacacacacacacacacacacacacacacacacacacacacacacacacacacacacacacagtgagacagtGTGTTATTTAGTGAGACAGCGTGTTATTTAGTGAGACAGTGTGTTATTTAGTGAGACAGCGTGTTATTTAGTGAGACAGTGTGTTATTTAGTGAGACAGCGTGTTATTTAGTGAGACAGTGTGTTATTTAGTGAGACAGTGTGTTATTTAGTGAGACAGTGTGTTATTTAGTGAGACAGCGTGTTATTTAGTGAGACAGTGTGTTATTTAGTGAGACAGAGTGTTATTTAGTGAGACAGCGTGTTATTTAGTGAGACAGTGTGTTATTTAGTGAGACAGCGTGTTATTTAGTGAGACAGTGTGTTATTTCGTGAGACAGAGTGTTATTTAGTGAGACAGCGTGTTATTTAGTGAGACAGCGTGTTATTTAGTGAGACAGTGTGTTATTTAGTGAGACAGCGTGTTATTTAGTGAGACAGCGTGTTATTTAGTGAGACAGCGTGTTATTTAGTGAGACAGTGTGTTATTTAGTGAGACAGCATGTTATTTAGTGAGACAGCGTGTTATTTAGTGAGACAGCATGTTATTTAGTGAGACAGTGTGTTATTTAGTGAGACAGAGTGTTATTTAGTGAGACAGCGTGTTATTTATTGAGACAGTGTGTTATTTAGTGAGACAGCATGTTATTTAGTGAGACAGTGTGTTATTTCGTGAGACAGAGTGTTATTTAGTGAGACAGCGTGTTATTTAGTGAGACAGCGTGTTATTTAGTGAGACAGTGTGTTATTTAGTGAGACAGCGTGTTATTTAGTGAGACAGCATGTTATTTAGTGAGACAGCGTGTTATTTAGTGAGACAGCATGTTATTTAGTGAGACAGTGTGTTATTTAGTGAGACAGAGTGTTATTTAGTGAGACAGCGTGTTATTTAGTGAGACAGTGTGTTATTTAGTGAGACAGCATGTTATTTAGTGAGACAGTGTGTTATTTAGTGAGACAGAGTGTTATTTAGTGAGACAGCGTGTTATTTAGTGAGACAGTGTGTTATTTAGTGAGACAGCGTGTTATTTAGTGAGACAGTGTGTTATTTAGTGAGACAGCGTGTTATTTGAGATGAGTGTATTTCGTTGGCACTGatgtgtgtggagagagattcCTCATGTAACCCCATGCAGCAGATACTAAGTAAAGCCTAATATGGTAATGCATCATACAACCTTTCATTACTAACTAAAGCCTAATATGGTCATTCATCATACGACCTTTCATTACTAACTAAAGCCTAATATGGTCATTCATCATACGACCTTTCATTACTAACTAAAGCCTTATATGGTCATTCATCATACGACCTTTCATTACTAACTAAAGCCTAATATGGTCATTCATCATACGACCTTTCATTACTAACTAAAGCCTAATATGGTCATTCATCATACAACCTTTCATTACTAACTAAAGCCTAATATGGTCATTCATCATACGACCTTTCATTACTAACTAAAGCCTAATATGGTCATTCTTCATACGACCTTTCATTACTAACTAAAGCCTTATATGGTCATTCATCATACGACCTTTCGTTACTAACTAAAGCCTAATATGGTCATTCATCATTCCACACACAGCCAAAACACAGGTGTGCATAGTTTTTTGTGGAGCTGTAATTGCTGGGTATAAGAAGTGAACTGTCCTGCATTGACATGAATAGGTTAGTTAACCTCTGCTGTTTGAAACACATGTAGACATCTGGTTTTGAGTTTGAATAACTAACTTTGATTAGTTAGTTTAAGTATTTGGGCTGATaaaaaaagcctgcacaccctgtgGGTTGTCACAACCAGGATTATAAATACAATTTCCACACTGGATTAATTTGTATGTTGCTTCAGAAAAACACAGGTTGTAGAAACTTAATTACAACTCAGGGTGAAGAAACTGGATTAAAACACAGGGTGTAGAAACTGGATTAAAACACAGGGTGAAGAAACTAGATTAAAACACAGGGTGTAGAAACTGCATTAAAACACAGGGTGTAGAAACTGATTTAAAACACAGGGTGTAGAAACTGGATTAAAACACAGGGTGTAGAAACTGGATTAAAACACAGGGTGTAGAAACTGATTTAAAACACAGGGTGTAGAAACTGGATTAAAACACAGGGTGTAGAAACTGGATTAAAACACAGGTTGTAAAAACTGAAATTAAAACACAGGGTGTAGAAACTTGATTAAAACACGGGGTGTAGAAACTGGATTAAAACACAGGGTGAAGAACTGGATTAAAACACAGGGTGTAGAAACTGGATTAAAACACAGGGTGTAGAAACTGGATTAAAACACAGGGTGTAGAAACTGGATTAAAACACAGGTTGTAGAAACTGAATTAAAACACAGGGTGTAGAAACTGAATCGAAAACAGCTAATGAATTACATAAACATTCTATTCAGACGTTTTCAACAATAACAGAGCAGACACCAAAAGACACAAACATAGAAGAATATAATCAGTTCACAGagtcacatatactgtatatatacccgTACACTAtccagacagagagctggttgggTCTCCCAGGCCTTATACAGGATACCATTAAGGAAGAGGTGGGTAACCGCGTGGGTCAGACCCCTGCTAACAAGTGTTAGACTTGTCTACATCAGACTGGGTCAaagagtgttgtgtgtgtgtgtgtgtgtgtgtgtgtgtgtgtgtgtgtgtgtcagcgcgTAGAGAGGAATTTCCTTTCTTTCGAAGAGCACCGGGAGACTGAGGGAGGTGAACAGAACGGTGAACTTGCAACTTTGACCTTTGACATGAATTGGCCAATCCTCTAAGAATGATGTCATTTCTCAGGGAGTGACTCTTTCAGTACGGAAACAGCAATAAGGGCATCCCATTAGAGGAACAGAGAAGAGTAGATGAAGACGTTTAAACGTTAACACGTTTGTGACAATAATTCActtgcggcagggtagcctagtggttagagtgtagaggcggcagggtagcctagtggttagagcgttgaacgagacaaggtacaaatctgtcgttctgcccctgaacaggcagttaacccactgttcctaggccgtcattgaaaataagatttttttcctaactgacttgcctagttaaataaaggtgaaaaaaaatacaaaaaatacatcTGTACATGTCAGGAGTTTCCCTTATGTACAGATAAGCTGTTATTAAGTTCCCAAGCTGCCTTGTAATGTCCACACCATACAGTCTTCAGGAGCTCTAGGATGAGGGAATGTTGATTCTGTTTTAAGAAGACCACAGACCGCTGCTGAATAAGTCAGTGTGATTACGTCCCAAAAGGGCACCTTATtacctatatagggcactactgttgaccacggCTTACagagtgcactttatagggaatagggcgccatttgggatgtagcctgtGTGATTGCACGGCCTGATACCTGAGGGCAGTATAAAATCATATGATTTATGAAGCCCATTTATACAGCCCAGGGAGataaccagggggaaggcccttGGTACGCAGCCCAGGGAGataaccagggggaaggcccttGGTACACAGCCCAGGGAGATAACCAGGGGAAAGGCCCTTGGTACACAGCCCAGGGAGATAACCAGCGGGAAATACCTTGGGACACAGCCCAGGGAGataaccagggggaaggcccttGGTACTCAGCCAAGGGAGATAACTGGGGGGAAATATCTAGGGACACAGCCCAGGGAGataaccagggggaaggcccttGGTACACGGCCCAGGCAGATAACCAGCGGGAAGGCCCTTGGTATACGGCCCAGGCAGATAACCAGCGGGAAGGCCCTTGGTACACGGCCCAGGCAGATAACCAGCGGGAAGGCCCTTGGTATACGGCCCAGGCAGATAACCAGCGGGAAGGCCCTTGGAACTCAGCCCCAGGGAGATAACCACAGTACATTCTTGTGCCCCAGTCTGGTTTTCTGGGAAATCTTTATAGATGTCCTTGTGGTTGAGGTGACGTTGACTTTTAGCTGTTTTCTGCCTCTAATAACAGAGTCTGCTATTCACTTTGATCTGTACTTTGCAGGAACAAGACTTGGTAACAGTGAAACAGTTTATGAATCATGAATAACATCATTAGTCGGAGCTCACCATTCATAATGTTGagtcaaaccccccccccccccatcatcacTCAGCCATTTTGACGTTAACTCAGGAAATCTGGGTAATTTATTTCCACGGTAGACATCATCAACCTTTCCATCAGAATATTCCctgtgagagacagaggaaaataaagagaaagtgagaggtggagagagggggactgagtgggagagagagagagaaaaacaaaacaaaagtctCCAATACCTTGAGGTTCATAATGGAAAATATTTGACCTGGCCTCTTAATTCAAGGAATGAAAAGTCCCCGAGCCCAGATGGCAGGAAGTATGGAGTTTAATCACTCCCAGATAGACCTAACAAGACCAGTGGGAATAGGTACCGTAGCAGACAGACCTGGGTCTAACTAGGGGGGATAGGCACTGCAGCCTAACAGACCTGGGTCTAACACAGACCTGGGTACTGCGTTGGTTTAGTTTAGATCCGTTGAGCAGATCATTAATATTAGTCAGAAATAATAGTCCAGGGGTCGATCAATAGTTTAGGGCTTCACGATATCAAGAGGACTGTTCACCATTTGGATCAGGGCTTTTCAATACCTAGAGCCTAGAGGTCATGAACTACTGAACCAGGCAGAAAGGGAACACCTAGACCCTAGAGGTCATGAACTACTGAACCAGGCAGAAAGGAAACACCTAGACCCTAGAGGTCATGAACTATTGAACCAGGCAGAAAGGGAACACCTAGACCCTAGAGGTCAT includes the following:
- the LOC118938765 gene encoding variant surface antigen F-like, which gives rise to MKPIYTAQGDNQGEGPWYAAQGDNQGEGPWYTAQGDNQGKGPWYTAQGDNQREIPWDTAQGDNQGEGPWYSAKGDNWGEISRDTAQGDNQGEGPWYTAQADNQREGPWYTAQADNQREGPWYTAQADNQREGPWYTAQADNQREGPWNSAPGR